ccgccaaaggcccctgacatgactcatataacgactacgtacttacatcagtaagtaataaccgggaccaacggcttaacgtgccttccgaagcacggatctttttactttttggacaatcaggtgatcagtctgtaatgtcctaatcaaactagggatcacaaagtgatttttgtgatttttccccaccgggattcgaacccgggacctccggatcgtgagcacaacgctcaaccactggaccacggaggccgttgtaggctgatcacctgattgtccagaagtaacatgatccgtgcttcggaaggcacgtcaagccgttggtcccagttactactggtctaagtacgtagtcgttacttgagtcacgtcaggggcctttggcggcttaataataatcctgacaccagggttgatgaggttggtcatccacctcacaacccacacgatagaagaagaagaagatattacAGATCGATTCTTTTATATCTATGATTACTTACGTATAAATGTTATGAAAGTCTTTTAAGTTGAGCGTAGACAGTGTTAGGTGTTAGACCAGACGTGACCACTCTGTCTTGGTCCCGAGGGGATGCCGCGTACCACTGTGTCTAGACTCCGTCTTAATGTTAGCCCACACACGATTAGACAGGACTTCATTATAATCTAATACCAACACTCATGACCATTACCACGAAAAAACGACGTTCAATATAGGACGTATCCTATGATTGAGATTATCAATACTACTAataaattcatttcatttcgtttcgtttcatttcatAAACAGTAACCTTGGTACGATGTGGGTACTtgattcatcttgcgatagatgtacttctgactacctcaattggcaTATAGTCGTGTATGTATAGTGTATATGATAttaatatataaactcacgttaTAATCTCTAACCGGGTACGGGCAAATGAGTTCGGCAAAAACAAGCTAATTAATCGTTAAATTGTACGTAAATGTATTGTCGTAGTTATGAATTTCTTATTGAAAATACATTAATAAGTATTCAAGTAGGCAGATTCAACGGAATTCCATCTATCACGATCCCGACCATTAAACACACGATCATTTGTGCTTATTTCAACGTCTTTAAAGCTACATACACGCTGGCCAGTTAAAAGTACACATAACCAGGTCTcttaaggccacattgaagcaattcatctaaaatcaGGATATCTTTTGGAGCACATATAAAAGTgccaaataaatgtaaaatatttgaattgctttaatgtggccggTTGAGACCCCAATGTAGCCTTTAAAACAACATCAATTTTGTATTCCAGTTGGATCTAACATACAAAGTATCAAGAAACCCGTATACCCAACATCGAGCGCTGCGGATCCTGAACCCTGGTCTGGAGCTGACTGGCAACTACACATGCGTGGTGTCTACCTTCCTCGCTGAAGATGAGAGGACAAAACCCATGACTATATTTGGTAAGCATACGAGACCACGTCACGTTTTTCACTTGATtagcttaatttattttttagcagcgtaaatgaaaaatatttctctCTAGGCTCTTTTGTTACCTTTTTTTGAACTCTTATGGTAATCccttttcatcatcactaatttaagaaccaccctcttgtcagtgtagcattctccattggTACTTTTTAGagcaaaatagggcagtggtttctttcTAGCCTTCCGCCCAGccgtactctgtctgacgtgagtgggatggcgcccaaacAATCCCCTTTATtaatctaaaaaggccacattgaagcaattcatctaaaaagctaagtatattgcaatttgacaatagttctaaaaataaatgcgGAACGCCAACAAATGAAAAATAGCAATTTGTTTATTAtgagaattgcttcaatgtggccgatGACCCCCAGGTCATCGACCTCGTAACAAGCTTTGTATTTTACATAGACGATCCCAACTTGCTAGGAACCTTATATCCGTAAAACGACATCGTCAAAATGTGTTGCAATGTTGAGCATTATGAAAAGCTTCAACCGCAGGCTCTGTAAGCAATAATAGGTTGCGTCAACTGAGATGGAGCGGAAATTAGTCTGAGCAAGTTTAAGCGAGGTGCATTTCTGCGCGGTCTTATGTTACGTACACACATTTTGTACGGTGCAAATTCGAACTAGGAACATCAATCATTACATCGCAAGGTTTaacgatcttctatcgtgtgtgttgtggggtggattaccaaccttatcaaccctggtgtcagggttactattgagccgccaaaggcccctgacatgactcatgtaacgactacgtacttatattagtaagaagtaaccgggaccaacggcttaacgtgccttccgaagcacggatcgtcttactttcgcataatcaggtgatcagcctgtaatgtcctaaccaaactagggatcacaaagtcatttttgagatatgtccccaccgagattcgaacccggaacctccggattgtgagcccaacgctcaactactgggccACGGAAGCTGTTAAGTTTACGCCGAGTTTAGCGATGATGATCAGAATCCCTGGCCTGTACGGAGACGGctgttaaatatatttcataaataaataaaaatcattgttgggtgaactattttatttatgacaatTGTTCATTGACCTATTAATTTGATTTATTCAATTTTAACATGACCACGATAAAAGCAAACAAAATCACGATTAGTCCAATAATATTATTGAATGTCCTTCCTTATTTGCCAACATTAATAAAAACGAAAGTATGAAATAAGTTGACTCGAAAGAAACGAgaatcaaaattataattcataatggacaaattgtaattattttgcCGTATAAAAGCTACAACAAAGGTAGAGCCAAGCTAATGGAATACAAATGGCCATTTTGCTTATACGATAAAATCCATAAATATTTGAAGCGTTTTTACCAGATGCATAAAGAAACTGGAAAGGACAAATTCGGTACAATAACTGCGTACTTCTTTTACGCAACCCTCCTCACATAACATAGATAGAAGGTAAAGCATAGGTTACACTCACAGAAAGTATAAAAGTTGGCCAACCCAGGGAGATCGGGTTGCTCCCCCCCCCCCTATTTAAGGCTTCCCCGAGTAAGTATCAGAATGAGTCCAAAGTGCTATTTAAGATTTTCTGAAGACGTTTTGGAACCGTGATCAAACCATAATAATGGTTTATCATAGCGAAATATGGGTCCCTGTAGGTATCTACAGGAATATGGGTTTATCATGGCGAATTATGGGCCCCTGTAAGTGTCTACAGGAATATGGGTCGCCGTAGGTATCTACAGGAATATGGGTTCAAATGCTATGTATAGTAAATTAGTTTCAGTTAATCTTTTTTTgcagtgacttattgtaaattttccgGAAATGTCATCAACTGCTTTGCCagctctcaccaggtacaaaatacgagacaacaggcctgaggatgaccaattgggcgcgaaagatcagggcgtcgtctgagaggattatatttgaaagatctaatcgaccctagcgggtcgatagcgataggcgttgaatgaggggaatcgtcgaccacaccggcatggggtcggtatcggggttctaaagtgtttttCGTCGCGAGCTTATTGGCCGCCTCCATGGTcttcgggatcgtatattatgtaTTCAGTTAAAGAGTGATAAGATTTTTTAACTATAATGACATGATTGCTCCTTCCACGGAACACTACATCTGTGATGTTTATGCGATATCTATTACTGTTCGCGTGATCGTAGTCCGTTGTATTTTCTTAGACGTACCTTTTTAAGCGAATACTGCAATTTGATGACATCTACATTAAAAGCTCTGGTTTGAGTTATTTATTAAAGGTAGCCTTTAAAAAAAGTGACGAGCGATTGTCTAGATTTATACTATTGTTTCTTCTATTCCTTTTGACTTTACTAACTCCTCTCCTTTACCACGGGCATAAGTTTGTACTGGTATGTAATTGTTCAGTACAAACAGGTTTTGAACTTATCCATTATTATCTTACATATTAAAAGCTaaaggtcactgactgactcactcgtCACGAactctcagaaactacaagtgcctGACTCAAATATTGCATGGAGGTTCCTTTCAGGACGTAAGCACTTACTAAGAAGGTATTTTGCGAAATTTTgctaagggggtaaaaaggtACAAAAACTTATAGAAGTTCTGATTCCGGGGAGGCTTGCTCCTTGCCACATCCCAACCCACTAtgttattatacaaaaaaaaagctgttaTCCACGACTCCGTTCAATTTcaaccctactattaaaactctATAGTTTTCGTTCGTTTCATTGTAATCAAACGGAAGTGACATACCCTGCCCACCCACTTTGGTTCGCAtgttccaccacgctgcttcagtttgggttggtggaggcgatTTACGAATTGTAGCTGggaccgtgccttccgaagcatattACTTTCTCGCACAATCACGCGGTTCAGTCTGCAATGTTCATAAAAAAGTCTGCAAAAAAttcacagacagacagacagtctcTAAAGGGTGATTTTGACAGTGTTTCCACCGGAAATCAAACACGGATCTCCGGAACGTATACCCTAACATTAGACCATTATGTGTAAGGTTGATAATACTTTACTACTATTTATACCATTTATACTATATTTGTaccattcagaggcggaggacaggagtcttagtacagctttgaaatagactactttgggcgccatcccactcgcgtcagacagagtactgcagggcggaaggcaggagggaaaccactgtcctatttttccctaaaaagtagcatggagaatgctacaccaacaagatggtggttcttaaattatatCCCACGCCTcaatgagctttctgttagaccaaagtgacaggtggtgagccgtatcgccgtctgtaatgaatgaatgatagaatcaatgtttatttcggatttgGATCCATAGCTGTTAGTAGTTATAatgctcgagccaactgtgttactgaaatcTTTGTAATGCATtacaaaaatgatattttttccGCAGTTCCAGAGAGGAGATTCGACATGATCCAGGATAGATTGGGCGACGGATATCTGAACATCATTTGTTCAGCCGAGGGCGTTTTCCCTAAACCAGAGCTTGTTATTCTAGCCGGCAACAGGTTGGTACAGAAAAAGCCAGTTTCTTTTCCTATTATTAGCTTAGTACTTGGTTAATCACgattattaggtattattaaacagaacgactatTTCAGTACAGTTAGTGATTACgtatatttcatatattttacatcatattttattcattcttttcatgcttgaatcacctgtttgtccggaaaagtaagatgattccgtgcttcggaggacacgttaagccgttggtcccggctattagccgtaaaaacacctccaccaacccacattggagcagcgtggtgaagtatgctccataccccctccggttgattgaggggtggcctgtgcccagcagtgggacgtatataagcagtttatgtatattttattcgcAACCTACCAATAATAAAACGGTTCCTATGCAAAcagcaatatattttacaagaaaCAAAAGGCAAAGTCattatcaaaaagaaaaacaaggaataaaaaactatatcaaAGAGGTAAAATTCAATGCACACATTTCAtagatctagacacgcggtcgcgtgtcaagccaagttcaaggaacagaactggcgagccgcaccgtgtgtaatattacacgaaccatttggagccacttttgaccccctcataaatcaaaaactatttcacataatcgtatcaaatttggcttatatattgagactaacgagatacatatgtgttctaaatttcataggcttatctcaaacggttatttagatattaatgtccaaaaatcctcatttttatcattgactgactgactgacctatagatcaaaattctaacccagttccagatgacctagagagttaaaatttggcatgcagataggtagttagatgaatacaaaggaaaaaatataaaactgacaatttttaaatatttagattctattatgaacgcttaactaaAATACCTAATGAAGAATGTTACTAAGTATGCCAAATCGCTTGAAATGATGTCTCAGTAAAGTCTGAACGTATACAAATACACTggtttttgttgtagtcaaaaatacttagaagttttgattttataggcACTCAAAGTTTCGAAAAATACCGAGTCCCGCTAACAGTCACGTGACCGGTTGTGACGTCACAACGCGCCGCGCGGGCCGCGGCCCGCATAGTAGGTATTAAGTCGCCAGCAGTTATAGTAGTAGCTTGCgcagtattttgttgttttcgtcctaataatagtaaatattattcgattaaTAAAATGGATGAAGGATTCGAAAAAGGGCAATCGGATAATCTACCTGAATTCCCTATATGGATGAATGGTTGCGCATTATTTGTCAACAAATAGTGATTTTATTGCCACCGAAACGCGAGGAATAAAAATGCAATTGTGAGTGAACTTTCCGTGCTACTACTTATGCTTAATAGTTTATTCtaaattgttttatcaaaacaaaatagacacagacaagcgccatctagcggaaacctattgtaacaatttagtGGCTAGCTGGCTGCgtccatattttttatgataggaaattgtaaagtagtaaccaaaagaaccaacagatggcgctgttaaccaacgccaaataaatagagatacaaaatggagtaacgacgaaggacgcattttattttcccgctccctaATAATTAGTATATTGAACAAAGTCATATCTATAATCTATTTCTTCAGTAGGCTTAgtctacaatacattatcttatgttataagaagatattttatgttatactgttacttataaataaattcaggactgaccattgaacttggcacccatttagatctcacttcttttgtcgttgaagtcaacaaccaaagcatttatcattgtattgaacttggctgtcatttcacatttatgtttttgattggataatattttacaatagccAAATTCGCGGCACGAAATacatctgtcaaaatacgaaagcCAGTCTTGTGACGTTCACATCAGTCGAGATAAAGCCGATCGATTGTATCTAGATACACTACAATACAAACGAAATATATTTCATTGAAATAAAGGAAGTAAAGAATAAAACTACGTTCTATATTATTTAATTCAGGCAACTAAGGCCCATGCAACATATACCTTAACCTAAGAAtaatatctctctctttatttaagagctgcgctcttgtcggtggagtaatcgccattactccatagatagggcgtgtagaacggtggttgccttccgttccgcagtacaccgaccaatttctcaatcggtgatgttctagctagagccctaccagaatccatttcctcggcctcaaactagtactgataccgctgctgcccggcatcaggggtgctcttttgaagtagcggcgcctattcgctacgtcacaagatcgtcatagaacctaagtagcatttaagaataatatacaataatataattataattaaaatattaaactatttaaaGAATTTATTATTCGTCTTTATTATGGAATTCATGTTCACCGAGCTTTGATTTAAAGTATATTCAACATTTTGAAGCTAAGATAAGTATTCAATGTCAAATAGTTGGTCTTTCTGCCGACTACTAGTCTGCAACTAGTCGGTACATCTCTAGTGTGTAAGTATGCGCTAAGAAAGTTGTTATATTAGTCCCACTGACATATAACACGGTGTAATTCAATTATCGAATTCTAATAGTCGAATAGGGCGCTACAACGGATAAAGTTTCCAACTCGCCAAATCGGTTCCCAAATACTCTTGAACACTCAGTTGGACGTGCCTTGATCATGGAAATATACGTTGTTTTAATGTGATCGGATCCGCTTCTTCTTAGctaacgtgtgggttatgaggtggattgccaaccttatcaaccttcagggttattattgagccgccaaaagaccctgacatgactcatgtaccgaCTCCGTgctttacatcagtaagtacattaataaccgggaccaacggcttaatgttccttccgaagcacgggtcaacCCAAATTCGCTAAAGTAGATAAATGGATATTTTCCCAGTTAGCAgattaattgtatttatattttttattaatgtaacgactacgtacttacatgagtaagtaataaccgggaccaacggctgtcCAAGTTGGCTGAccaagtgccttccgaagcacggatcatcttactttttgaacaatcaggtgatcagtctgtaatgtcctaaccaaactagggatcacaaaatgatttttgcgatttgtccctaccgggattcgaacccgggtcctccggatcgtgagcacaacccttaaccacggaggccgttttcgAAAGTGAGACACTGACAAATCGATTTCTAGACTTAAAATAATGGTATAAAACAACATGCAATacgtacgtacggtcacgagcattaatatgtatacactttggtaccatgtcacattaacttttttgacaaatgtaactgtaagtcgcacaaaatggcaaatatgttagtgcgacagagtcctaaagtgggtacattataatattgctcatgactgtacgtacgaGTACAAAAAGCTGATTTCGGTTTAGACGAAATTAGGTAAGGAGATAGTTTGTGACATATAGAACAACAACATAACTTTTATCCCGAAACTCGACCCCTTCGGGGATGAAAAGGGAACGGCAAAAACTCAACAAGCTtgaaagtattattatttttaatttatttcgaaCATAAATTTAAGCCTTTAGTGACAGTTATTCCGTAGAGAGGATATAGTCGGctgagtttttcttttttaaagcaCTTGTAAAACAAAGCGTTCACTAATCGGTTACCATCGCAATATATTCCCTTAAATCCCTTTCACCTTGGAGTTAGACTAAATAATTCGGATGCCTCAGGAAAGTTGGCTAACAACCCAACATCGGAGGAGTGCATACCCGGCCGGATTTAGTCCTCCCGATGGCATTCGGACTATCTCTAAGCCTTCTATTGGACCcaaaagtatatattatttagtcGTATAATGTCGTCGAGATGAGATTTTCCAGATATAATCTGCCAGCGTCTGCAACTGGATATTTGATTTGTAATCTTATTACTATATGTAGAGTGCACAAGATTGATCACGTTAGATGTTCGAAGGAAAGCAATCGAGTCTGAAATTCTCAATTTTGAGAAATTTAATCATACCAATGTGACtagaagtaaaatttatttaggtatttggAAGAAAAATCTGTGCGActaaatttttttcttttcttataaAAGTACATGTGACTTTATCaaaagaaataggtacctatattcttGTCTGTTTAGTAAATTAAACtgttgactttttgtaatttttcttttgttacttacttttttctCAACTAAGAGTAAGACCTTGCGAAATGGCGTAGAACAAAAAACATCTAGAAAACATTGACAagataactttgataattacgtCTAATGCCTAAATGATTATCCTCCGCCGACCCGCAgtcgagcagcgtggtagagtatgctccataccagttgattgaggggaggtttaTGCCCAACGGGCGTATATAGGATGTTGAAGTTAtgcaacataaaacataaacagcctatacgggGCACAGGCCTTAACTCAATCAACCCTTCTTGGGGGTGGGGGGGGGTGTATGTATTATACTCCACCGtgatgataattaaaaaaaaatatgattacttAAAAGTTGTTTGctccaatcatcatcatcatcagctcattaacgtccccactactggggcacgggccttccctatggatggatagggagatcgggccttaaaccatcacgcaggcccagtgcggattgatggttattaacgactgctaatgcagcccggaacaacggcttaacgtgccctccgaagtacggaggagctcgagatgacaacttttttttgtggtcacccgtcctatgaccggcctttgcgaaagttgcttaacttcaacaatcgcagaccgagcgcgtttaccgctgcgccaccgagctcctcataaccAATATAACCAGTTTGCTCCAATATAACTTGGCTTTCCTTTCTCTAGTTTTATTGTTGTTTAATTTAGCTATCTGTTGTCTACAGGCCACTTCACGCAAAATCCCAGATAAAGCTGATCAACGACCGATACACAGCTGTGACAAGCTCCATAGTCAAAATAGACTCACTACCGCCGACGGTGGAGATTCTATGCGACATGCACGTACCTTTAGCGAACTACTTCAGCAGAAAGAGGGACATCTTCTATAGAGGTAGGAGCACTATTGGCCGTATTGAGCTTTTAAATCCGGAATGCTTTGCTGAAATTCTTGAAATGCAAGTTGGAATGTTTGAAATATGGTATATTGTATATATAGGTATGGTATGATATACCTGACAGTGGATGATACGAGAATGGTATCAGGATCGTAGAAAGTAGAATTCCGTAGAATTATGCGTCATCTATTTAATTGATCTTaagtttataattaagtatataaatcttggagataaattatatattaacatTTAAAAGTTGATTTATTTACgaatatatgtataattgaatcatgaaaaataaatacgatTCAAAACTAAATTAATCATTAATTTCTTCTGATTTAAGAAAAGGTTTTtcttttaagtataataattatcttataaattattataatcttataattatatatttttgttacgtTTACTTATACATTATTTCTTATCAATATAAATTCATTGAAGTACAatgttaaataattaacaatttgTTTCATAGATCCCCCACCGACTACGCCAGACCCACCGAATTCGGCGCAAACGCAAGCTCGAGATAATGGTAAGTATTTTATCATCACATTTTCCTAATTAACtcctatttaatttttatatttcttcacaaaaatatttacaattcgCGTTCCATTATTTCTGGAAATAAGAACTCCATGGTGGATTAAAAAATGTCATTAAAGCACGCGTGTTTAATGGCCATTGTTTATACCTAAATGCAATGCAATAAGAGCTACTTACGAGCAAGtttgttgaaaatattatttaaacttaagtaataatactaaaaataataatcataattagtaaatttaataattcgtttttttttttcagcacACCGAGATCTTTCAACACCAATGCTGTTAATCACATCCCTAATTTATATATTCGTTATCCACATAAGGTGAAATTAATAacattatgtaaatatataacaGACAATAATTAGTTTTAACTGTAAATTCAAGAAGGaataaaatgtacataaatatttttgtaagtatctGTAGTAATTAAAGTCAAAATTCATCATGCACGATCCTATACGAAACGGTTTTGTTACTATATTATAATTCATCTTTATAATACCTGTATTATAAAGACTAACACcctagtgttagtgacatcgtaacgaaaactttgagtgatgattcagaccatgattctgagttgatatcaagtggaatttatcgtcgcaaaagtataaaatagaaaataattttaaaaaatactaaaattttcttgACTTttctgacagaaaattccacttgattacgactcagaatcatggtctgaatcatcctcttcagtattcgttacggtgttacttaCACCCACACGACTTGTATGGgcgcactaacaccctgtatatattatgtataatgataaatataatttcGCATTGTGCGTGATGCATTTTAGTTGAAAAACTCTACGTCCACCTGAGCAGAATCGGAGCAGATGGAACGTtgtcaaaacataacataacataactaacacccgtattctatgTTCCTCAAACCTTCCTCAACTGACGCGACTTCAAGGTCTTCCTCAAACTCAACTCAAAattacggaggagctcggtggcgcagcggtaaacgcgctcggtctgcgattgttgaagttaagcaactttcgcaaaggccggttataggatgggtgaccacaaaaaaaaagttttcatctcgagttcctccgtgcttcggaaggcacgttaagccgttggtcccggctgcattagcagtcgttaataaccatcaatccgcactgggcccgcgtgatggtttaaggcccgatctccctatccatccatagggaaggcccgtgccccagcagtggggacgttaatgggctgctgatgatgatgatggtgctatgttatgttaagtatgtAAAGCAAAAAATCCAGATACTTCGATTCTGATCAGTAGGTAGAcagcttaagtaagtataaattaaaacaaagtttCTCTATGAAAGATGTTACATagaatattttccaaaaaacatTATTCAAATACCAAAGACGTTTCGCAatagattttatattattacaaccGAACTCTGTCATTGAAACTGCACATTCCAAAGAACGACTTCGTCTAgtctcaaagaaaaaaataaaatatgattaatttttgagcctgtatttttttttaataaattgaatCCTAAACCTGTTCCTGTGTATGCTGTTGAGGGCGGCCCAAAGAGTCCTGGCGACGCTCCGTTGACCCGTAATTAAGCACTCTTGCCGTGTCATGGGAGCCAGCTGCAGCTACAAAAGATCGcgaagaataaaaagaaagagaTCTATTCAACATAGCATGATTACAAGGGCAGCTGGATAGAAATATagaatactagcttttgcccgcgacttcgtccgcgtggcgtgttataaaagagatatctttgtgtgtgggtgtgcatgtcaaatttcaagcatctaacttatgcagtttagattttttcataagtacattttttttcccgccAACTCCCATTTTtaaaaatacagccataactaaactttatatttactaaggtatgcatgcatactagattgaaaacatctatcttacgcggtttcgatttttttatacaaatgttttttcccgctaactcccgtttgcgtgggaattttgcaatatctagtagcaactaagctttaagttaacgaAGGTACCTGCACGCCAAATTTCAAGCTTCTAACTTAACCGGTTTagacttttcatacaaaaggat
The genomic region above belongs to Pectinophora gossypiella chromosome 4, ilPecGoss1.1, whole genome shotgun sequence and contains:
- the LOC126382405 gene encoding uncharacterized protein LOC126382405 isoform X3, giving the protein MAVLDKIKSGVQSVRIINIRVPEVIQYGTRDAVTLDCDYVTGNVTGLVVKWFYVDKSQPVYQWIPPQKPQALGLLKNKLDLTYKVSRNPYTQHRALRILNPGLELTGNYTCVVSTFLAEDERTKPMTIFVPERRFDMIQDRLGDGYLNIICSAEGVFPKPELVILAGNRPLHAKSQIKLINDRYTAVTSSIVKIDSLPPTVEILCDMHVPLANYFSRKRDIFYRDPPPTTPDPPNSAQTQARDNAHRDLSTPMLLITSLIYIFVIHIR
- the LOC126382405 gene encoding uncharacterized protein LOC126382405 isoform X2, with translation MLWLLKLSIVLQCVQSVRIINIRVPEVIQYGTRDAVTLDCDYVTGNVTGLVVKWFYVDKSQPVYQWIPPQKPQALGLLKNKLDLTYKVSRNPYTQHRALRILNPGLELTGNYTCVVSTFLAEDERTKPMTIFVPERRFDMIQDRLGDGYLNIICSAEGVFPKPELVILAGNRPLHAKSQIKLINDRYTAVTSSIVKIDSLPPTVEILCDMHVPLANYFSRKRDIFYRDPPPTTPDPPNSAQTQARDNAHRDLSTPMLLITSLIYIFVIHIR
- the LOC126382405 gene encoding uncharacterized protein LOC126382405 isoform X1 yields the protein MQVRSHAFIGNINSCVQSVRIINIRVPEVIQYGTRDAVTLDCDYVTGNVTGLVVKWFYVDKSQPVYQWIPPQKPQALGLLKNKLDLTYKVSRNPYTQHRALRILNPGLELTGNYTCVVSTFLAEDERTKPMTIFVPERRFDMIQDRLGDGYLNIICSAEGVFPKPELVILAGNRPLHAKSQIKLINDRYTAVTSSIVKIDSLPPTVEILCDMHVPLANYFSRKRDIFYRDPPPTTPDPPNSAQTQARDNAHRDLSTPMLLITSLIYIFVIHIR